In Pseudomonas nunensis, a single window of DNA contains:
- the phaR gene encoding polyhydroxyalkanoate synthesis repressor PhaR, producing the protein MTDNNRNTPRLIKKYPNRRLYDTHTSSHLTLADIRQLVVDKVPFQVVDAKSGEDLTRSILLQVILEAESGGEPIFSSEMLMGIIQFYGPYQGVLGSYLDKSIQTVIDIQSQTGAQSTEAWSTFMHQQAPVMQDLMRQYVDQSKALYLNTQNMFGLFGAKPAADNEPKKNGDGE; encoded by the coding sequence ATGACCGATAACAATCGCAACACTCCCCGCCTGATCAAGAAATACCCCAATCGCCGCCTGTACGACACCCACACCAGCAGCCACTTGACCCTGGCCGACATTCGTCAATTGGTGGTTGATAAAGTCCCGTTCCAGGTGGTCGATGCCAAAAGTGGCGAGGACTTGACCCGCAGTATTCTGCTGCAAGTCATCCTGGAAGCCGAAAGCGGCGGCGAGCCGATCTTCAGCAGTGAAATGCTGATGGGCATCATCCAGTTCTACGGTCCGTACCAAGGCGTGCTTGGCAGTTACCTGGATAAAAGCATCCAGACCGTGATCGATATCCAGTCCCAGACCGGCGCTCAGTCGACCGAGGCCTGGAGCACCTTCATGCACCAGCAGGCACCGGTGATGCAGGACTTGATGCGTCAATACGTCGACCAGTCCAAAGCCCTGTACCTCAACACCCAGAACATGTTCGGCCTGTTCGGCGCCAAGCCTGCCGCCGATAACGAGCCGAAAAAAAATGGCGATGGGGAATAA
- the phaP gene encoding TIGR01841 family phasin (Members of this family are phasins (small proteins associated with inclusions such as PHA granules). Note that several different families of phasins have been named PhaP despite very little sequence similarity to each other.) has translation MSFFNSEKLQATQKANLDLLQQISGKVFASVEQLSQLQFKALRDSTEEHFEGVRKLLAVRDPQGFADLQASFTQPSAQTERLAEFNRQVQALIVGTQSDIAKLTERQVEAGTQQVNEFVESISKNAPAGSEPVVAAFKSGLANAGSVFENAQKAVKQASDVAQSSFDAATAAAGKTAPEAGAKATSANK, from the coding sequence ATGTCTTTTTTCAACTCGGAAAAACTGCAAGCCACTCAGAAAGCCAACCTCGACCTTTTGCAGCAAATCAGCGGCAAAGTCTTCGCCAGCGTTGAGCAACTGAGCCAGTTGCAGTTCAAGGCACTGCGCGACTCCACCGAAGAGCACTTCGAAGGTGTTCGCAAGCTGTTGGCGGTACGTGACCCACAAGGCTTCGCCGATTTGCAGGCGTCGTTCACCCAGCCGAGCGCGCAGACCGAACGCCTGGCCGAATTCAATCGTCAGGTACAAGCGCTGATCGTCGGCACGCAATCGGACATCGCCAAACTGACCGAGCGTCAGGTTGAGGCGGGCACCCAGCAGGTGAATGAGTTTGTTGAGTCGATCAGCAAGAATGCCCCGGCGGGTTCCGAGCCAGTGGTTGCAGCCTTCAAGTCGGGTTTGGCGAATGCCGGCAGCGTGTTTGAAAACGCTCAGAAAGCCGTGAAACAGGCGTCTGATGTGGCTCAGAGCAGCTTCGACGCAGCGACTGCCGCCGCCGGCAAAACCGCTCCAGAAGCAGGCGCCAAGGCGACCAGCGCTAACAAGTAA
- a CDS encoding DUF3141 domain-containing protein codes for MGQDENIAAQEEALSSAAGLFEHLNHLQRLNARNVFDAVQQRQAKTFAPLSQGQLKLPTAADWQEYFTDLGQRSLLFWDTLRQRGDNTLAHERAGFPLLLKFEHETLVSGADLPRPVNYSLLRILSHEPSIDGQPPVIIIDPRGGHGSGIGGFKQDSLIGESLRAGHPTYFIAFSHSPSPGQTLADIVEAQAHFIETVSARHPAGAKPVVIGNCQAGWALMGLAATRPELPGLIIVNGAPLSYWAGVNGRNPMRYTGGLLGGGWMARLGSDLGNERFDGTWLVSNFENLDPANTYWGKYYHLFSEVDTEAARFLDFERWWGSPTLLNSEEIEMIVDDLFIGNQLSGGLGRKSSGLDLKRIEVPVVVFCSYGDNITSPQQALDWIADVYPSDLALQNAGRTIVYLRHASIGHLGIFVSGEVARREHRELLGAVDSINALPAGLYEMLIDDLPDSQYAVRFETRRIADIHGDGQPSRDDDREFALVERTSDLNNTLYDGFVRPWLRPLISESTAELIRKAHPFHQQQALWSSSNPALWWLAGSAAQVRKDRRPAATANPLLAWQALFSNQIQDALNGYRDLRDATQELCFYGVYGALNSFAGNPPERDLKAHAEQHDKVLLERLQTALPLGGLMEALVRILFLLDRDSDAAGKANLEKLLEQLQVLLQDHSAEPLDLRETLQTQKMLVLTHPQESLRCLPLLLPETEERQQVLAAVANLLPDLLNETATGHAFWRELHTLLEVPLPGFDLTQPPGEAAVTAQPIHKAAKVKKGSKKPPAK; via the coding sequence ATGGGCCAGGACGAAAATATTGCAGCGCAAGAAGAAGCGCTTTCCTCAGCGGCCGGTTTGTTCGAGCACCTGAACCACCTCCAGCGCCTTAACGCTCGCAACGTGTTCGACGCCGTGCAGCAGCGCCAGGCCAAAACCTTCGCGCCGCTCAGCCAAGGCCAACTCAAACTGCCCACGGCGGCTGACTGGCAGGAATACTTCACCGACCTCGGCCAACGCAGCCTGTTGTTCTGGGACACCTTGCGCCAGCGCGGCGACAACACCCTGGCCCACGAACGTGCAGGCTTTCCGCTGTTGCTCAAGTTCGAGCATGAAACCCTGGTCAGCGGCGCCGACCTGCCGCGCCCGGTCAACTACTCACTGTTGCGCATCCTCAGCCACGAGCCCTCCATCGACGGCCAACCGCCGGTGATCATCATCGACCCACGCGGCGGTCACGGTTCGGGCATTGGCGGTTTCAAACAGGATTCGCTGATCGGTGAAAGCCTGCGTGCCGGGCATCCCACTTACTTCATCGCCTTCAGCCATTCGCCAAGCCCCGGGCAGACCCTGGCGGATATTGTCGAGGCGCAGGCACACTTCATCGAAACGGTCAGCGCGCGGCATCCCGCCGGCGCCAAACCGGTAGTGATCGGCAACTGCCAGGCCGGTTGGGCGCTGATGGGACTGGCCGCGACCAGACCCGAATTGCCAGGGCTGATCATCGTCAATGGCGCGCCGTTGTCTTACTGGGCCGGGGTCAACGGGCGCAACCCGATGCGCTACACCGGTGGTTTGCTCGGTGGCGGCTGGATGGCGCGTTTGGGCAGCGACTTGGGCAACGAGCGTTTCGACGGCACTTGGTTGGTGAGCAATTTCGAGAACCTCGACCCGGCCAACACTTACTGGGGCAAGTACTACCACCTGTTCAGCGAGGTCGACACGGAAGCCGCGCGCTTCCTCGATTTCGAGCGCTGGTGGGGCAGTCCGACGCTGCTCAACAGCGAAGAAATCGAGATGATTGTCGATGACCTGTTTATCGGCAATCAGCTGTCCGGCGGTTTGGGGCGCAAGAGCAGTGGGCTCGACCTCAAGCGCATCGAAGTGCCGGTGGTGGTGTTTTGTTCCTATGGCGACAACATCACCTCGCCGCAACAGGCGCTGGACTGGATCGCGGATGTGTACCCCAGCGACCTGGCCCTGCAAAACGCCGGGCGCACCATTGTCTATCTGCGTCACGCCAGCATCGGTCACCTGGGGATTTTCGTCTCCGGCGAAGTGGCGCGGCGTGAACACCGCGAACTGCTGGGCGCGGTCGACAGCATCAATGCCCTGCCCGCTGGGCTGTATGAAATGCTGATCGACGATCTGCCCGATTCGCAATATGCCGTGCGTTTCGAAACCCGGCGCATCGCCGATATTCATGGCGATGGGCAGCCGTCCCGTGATGATGATCGCGAGTTCGCCCTGGTCGAGCGCACCTCGGACCTGAACAACACGTTGTACGACGGTTTTGTCCGTCCGTGGCTGCGCCCGTTGATTAGCGAATCCACCGCAGAGTTGATCCGCAAAGCCCATCCTTTCCATCAGCAGCAAGCGCTCTGGAGCAGTTCGAACCCGGCGTTGTGGTGGCTGGCCGGCAGCGCGGCGCAGGTGCGCAAAGATCGTCGCCCCGCTGCTACCGCCAACCCGTTGCTGGCCTGGCAGGCGTTGTTTTCCAATCAGATCCAGGACGCCTTGAACGGCTATCGCGATCTGCGTGATGCCACCCAGGAACTGTGTTTCTACGGCGTGTATGGCGCGCTCAACAGCTTCGCCGGCAACCCGCCGGAGCGCGATCTTAAGGCGCATGCCGAGCAGCACGACAAAGTACTGCTCGAACGCCTGCAAACCGCCCTGCCCCTTGGCGGCCTGATGGAAGCCTTGGTTCGCATCCTGTTCCTGCTGGACCGTGACAGCGACGCGGCGGGCAAGGCCAACCTGGAAAAACTGCTCGAGCAATTGCAGGTGCTGCTGCAAGACCACAGCGCCGAACCGCTTGACCTTCGCGAAACCCTGCAAACCCAGAAAATGCTGGTGCTCACTCACCCGCAAGAAAGCCTGCGCTGCCTGCCGCTGTTGCTGCCTGAAACCGAGGAACGCCAGCAGGTATTGGCCGCCGTTGCTAATTTGCTGCCGGATTTACTGAACGAAACCGCAACCGGCCATGCCTTCTGGCGTGAGCTGCACACCTTGCTTGAAGTGCCGTTGCCGGGCTTCGACCTGACTCAGCCGCCCGGTGAAGCAGCAGTGACTGCGCAGCCCATACACAAAGCGGCCAAGGTCAAGAAAGGTTCGAAAAAACCTCCGGCGAAATGA
- a CDS encoding AraC family transcriptional regulator: MYRMSSGYASVLVNTLSAQGLDVASLCREAGLDIRLANLPGAFCERRAIYKLWALAAQASGDPDIGLKAYGNFHPGSFQIVGYTMMSSLNLKRALERLVRFSPLIGTGFSLFFMAEQQNYRLAALDHQQAGSVKPRQYVDAALASLMGFCRWLAGGNSPQPLNVEFSYPEPADTSEHRRLFGCNLQFDAAYDSILFDGQEVLRPLSMANETLAVLHDSFAEAQLDLLFGFSIVGRIRALISERLSQGKGQYDMESIAAALNISKRTLQRSLEKDGTQFKDVQNAVRRQLADFYLRHSHFNMKHVAYLLGFHDHSSFNKACNRWFGMTPGQYRADESFEVEEAEPV, encoded by the coding sequence ATGTATAGAATGAGTTCAGGCTATGCCAGCGTGCTGGTGAATACGCTCTCGGCTCAAGGACTGGATGTCGCCAGTCTGTGCCGGGAGGCTGGACTGGACATCAGGCTCGCGAACCTGCCAGGAGCGTTTTGCGAGCGCAGGGCGATCTATAAATTGTGGGCACTGGCGGCCCAGGCCAGCGGTGATCCGGACATCGGCCTCAAAGCCTATGGCAACTTCCATCCCGGCAGTTTTCAAATTGTCGGCTACACCATGATGTCCAGCCTCAACCTGAAACGCGCCCTCGAACGGCTGGTGCGTTTCAGCCCGTTGATCGGTACCGGCTTCAGTTTGTTTTTCATGGCCGAGCAGCAGAACTATCGATTGGCCGCCCTCGATCATCAGCAGGCCGGCTCGGTCAAACCCAGGCAATACGTCGATGCGGCACTCGCATCGTTGATGGGGTTTTGCCGTTGGCTGGCGGGCGGCAACTCGCCGCAACCGCTGAACGTGGAGTTCAGTTATCCGGAACCGGCGGACACGTCCGAACATCGGCGCCTGTTTGGCTGCAACCTGCAGTTTGATGCGGCCTACGACAGCATTCTGTTCGACGGCCAGGAAGTGCTGCGCCCGTTGAGCATGGCCAACGAGACACTGGCGGTGCTGCATGACAGTTTTGCCGAAGCGCAACTGGACCTGCTGTTTGGCTTCTCGATTGTCGGCAGGATTCGCGCCTTGATCAGCGAGCGTTTGAGCCAGGGCAAGGGGCAATACGACATGGAATCGATCGCCGCCGCGCTGAACATCAGCAAGCGCACGCTGCAACGCTCCCTCGAAAAGGACGGCACGCAATTCAAGGACGTACAGAACGCGGTACGCCGGCAATTGGCGGACTTTTACCTGCGTCATTCTCATTTCAACATGAAGCATGTTGCCTATCTCCTTGGTTTTCATGACCACAGCAGTTTCAACAAGGCGTGCAACCGCTGGTTCGGCATGACGCCAGGGCAGTACCGGGCGGATGAATCCTTTGAGGTTGAAGAAGCCGAACCGGTCTGA
- the phbB gene encoding acetoacetyl-CoA reductase has product MKSLGRIALVTGGMGGIGTAISQRLYKEGFRVVVGCSADSARKNEWAATQLAAGFEFEFVYGDITDWESTRKAFEMVRETVGPVDVLVNNAGITRDASFRKLTHEDWNAVIGTNLTGLFNTTKQVIEGMLSKGWGRVINISSINGQRGQFGQTNYSAAKAGIHGFTMALAREVSAKGVTVNTVSPGYIQTSMTAAIRPDILDSMIAATPVGRLGQPEEIASIVAWLASDESAYSTGADFSVNGGMNMQ; this is encoded by the coding sequence ATGAAGTCGCTTGGTCGTATTGCGTTGGTAACCGGTGGTATGGGTGGGATTGGTACGGCGATCAGTCAGCGTCTTTACAAGGAAGGTTTCAGAGTTGTGGTGGGGTGCAGCGCTGATTCCGCGCGCAAGAACGAATGGGCCGCGACTCAGTTGGCAGCCGGTTTTGAGTTCGAGTTTGTCTACGGCGACATCACTGACTGGGAATCAACCCGCAAGGCATTCGAAATGGTCAGGGAGACGGTTGGCCCGGTCGATGTGCTGGTCAACAACGCCGGCATAACCCGGGATGCCTCGTTTCGCAAACTCACCCACGAAGACTGGAATGCGGTAATCGGCACCAACCTGACCGGCCTGTTCAACACCACCAAACAGGTGATTGAAGGCATGTTGAGCAAAGGCTGGGGACGCGTAATCAACATCTCCTCCATCAACGGCCAGCGCGGCCAGTTCGGCCAGACCAACTACAGCGCGGCCAAGGCCGGCATCCACGGCTTCACCATGGCGCTGGCGCGGGAAGTGTCCGCCAAGGGCGTGACCGTCAACACCGTGTCGCCGGGCTACATCCAGACCAGCATGACCGCCGCCATTCGCCCGGACATCCTCGACAGCATGATCGCGGCCACGCCGGTCGGTCGCCTCGGCCAACCCGAGGAAATCGCCTCCATCGTCGCCTGGCTGGCATCCGATGAGTCGGCCTACAGCACCGGTGCCGACTTCTCGGTCAACGGCGGCATGAACATGCAGTAA
- a CDS encoding acetyl-CoA C-acetyltransferase, producing MNEVVIVAATRTAIGSFQGALSAIPATELGAALIRRLLEQTGINGEQIDEVILGQVLSAGSGQNPARQTAIKAGLPFTTPAMTLNKVCGSGLKAVQLAVQAIRCGDAELVIAGGQENMSLAPYVLPKARTGLRLGHAQLQDSVIQDGLWDAFNDYHMGITAENLAQKYSLSREQQDTFAAASQQKAAAAIEAGYFKREITPILIPQRKGEPLAFDTDEQPRPDSSLASLGKLKPAFQKDGSVTAGNSSTLNDGAAVLLLASAAKAQALGLPVLARIKAYASAGVDPSIMGIGPVPATLRVLEKADWSLDDLDLIEANEAFAAQSLAVGKELGWDTSKVNVNGGAIALGHPIGASGARILVSLLFELIRRDGHKGLATLCIGGGQGVSLVIER from the coding sequence ATGAACGAAGTCGTAATCGTTGCCGCTACTCGTACCGCCATTGGCAGCTTCCAGGGTGCCTTGTCCGCGATTCCGGCCACCGAACTGGGCGCGGCGCTGATTCGCCGCTTGCTCGAACAGACCGGGATTAACGGCGAACAGATCGATGAAGTGATCCTCGGCCAGGTGCTCAGCGCCGGGTCGGGGCAAAACCCGGCCCGCCAGACCGCGATCAAGGCCGGCCTGCCCTTCACCACGCCCGCCATGACCTTGAACAAGGTCTGTGGTTCCGGGCTCAAGGCTGTGCAACTGGCGGTCCAGGCGATTCGCTGTGGCGACGCCGAGCTGGTGATTGCCGGTGGCCAGGAAAACATGAGCCTGGCGCCTTACGTCCTGCCCAAGGCCCGCACCGGTTTGCGTTTGGGTCACGCGCAATTGCAGGACAGCGTGATTCAGGACGGTTTGTGGGACGCCTTCAACGACTACCACATGGGCATCACCGCGGAGAATCTGGCGCAGAAGTACAGCCTCAGCCGTGAACAGCAAGACACCTTCGCCGCCGCCTCACAGCAGAAGGCCGCCGCGGCCATTGAAGCCGGTTACTTCAAGCGCGAAATCACCCCGATTCTGATTCCCCAGCGTAAAGGTGAGCCGCTGGCCTTCGACACCGATGAGCAGCCGCGCCCGGACAGCAGCCTCGCGTCCCTGGGCAAGCTCAAACCGGCGTTCCAGAAAGATGGCAGCGTCACCGCCGGCAATTCATCGACCCTCAACGATGGCGCCGCCGTGCTGTTGCTGGCCAGTGCCGCCAAGGCCCAGGCGCTGGGATTACCCGTGCTGGCGCGGATCAAGGCTTACGCCAGTGCCGGCGTGGACCCGTCGATCATGGGCATCGGCCCAGTGCCGGCCACCCTCCGGGTGCTGGAAAAGGCCGATTGGAGCCTTGATGACCTGGACCTGATCGAAGCCAATGAAGCCTTCGCCGCGCAGTCACTGGCAGTCGGCAAGGAACTGGGCTGGGACACCAGCAAAGTCAACGTCAACGGCGGTGCGATTGCCCTCGGCCATCCGATCGGCGCATCAGGCGCGCGGATTCTGGTGTCGCTGCTGTTTGAGCTGATTCGTCGCGATGGCCACAAAGGTTTGGCCACGTTGTGCATCGGTGGCGGTCAAGGCGTCAGCCTGGTCATCGAGCGCTAG
- the phaC gene encoding class I poly(R)-hydroxyalkanoic acid synthase, translating to MDNNAHTFNTFWSGQVPFIASFAVQQLRLWVSTNPWFTGQEYNDWFDLPRGTLDNLQSDYQLQWGDLGQRLMTGQPFTFEDRRFASGAWSQPLFGSLAAFYLLNAGFMLKLLDKLPIKEKKPRQRLLYLVEQAIAAGAPSNFLVSNPDALQRVADTQGASLITGMLHLANDLQEGKMRQCDSNAFKVGVDLATTPGEVVFENELFQLIQYYPQTETQYRRPVFVVPPSINKYYILDLRPDNSMIGHLLQQGHPVFLMSWRNFDQAHAGTTWDDLIETGIIKGLQVTRDISGEQRPNCVGFCIGGTLLSTALAVLAARGDKDIASVSLLTTFLDYLDTGPIDIFVDEQLVAYRERTIGGKDGPIGLFKGEDMGNTFSLLRPNDLWWNYNVDKYLKGLKPTALDLLFWNNDSTNLPGPMYCWYLRHTYLQNDLKSGELDCCGVKLDLRAIEAPAYILATHDDHIVPWRSAYASTELLGGTKRFVLGASGHIAGVINPPANQKRHYWTNNRVSKKPDTWFMNAQQHSGSWWNDWFVWLAEHAGERQPSALHTGNAQYPALESAPGRYVMQ from the coding sequence ATGGATAACAATGCGCACACGTTCAACACTTTCTGGTCTGGCCAGGTTCCGTTCATTGCGTCCTTTGCAGTGCAACAATTACGCCTGTGGGTCAGCACCAATCCGTGGTTCACAGGGCAGGAATACAACGACTGGTTCGACCTGCCCCGTGGCACCCTCGACAACCTGCAGTCCGACTATCAACTGCAATGGGGCGACCTCGGTCAGCGCCTGATGACCGGCCAGCCGTTCACGTTTGAGGATCGGCGTTTCGCCAGCGGTGCCTGGAGCCAACCGCTGTTTGGTTCGCTGGCGGCGTTTTACCTGCTCAACGCCGGTTTCATGCTGAAGCTGCTGGACAAGCTGCCGATCAAGGAAAAAAAACCGCGTCAGCGCCTGTTGTACCTGGTCGAGCAAGCCATTGCCGCCGGGGCGCCGAGCAACTTCCTCGTCAGTAACCCGGATGCTTTGCAACGGGTGGCCGACACCCAGGGCGCCAGCCTGATCACAGGGATGCTGCACCTGGCCAACGACCTGCAAGAAGGCAAGATGCGTCAGTGCGACAGCAATGCGTTCAAGGTCGGCGTGGATTTGGCCACCACCCCCGGCGAAGTGGTGTTCGAGAACGAATTGTTTCAGTTGATCCAGTACTACCCGCAAACCGAAACCCAGTACCGGCGCCCGGTGTTCGTGGTGCCACCGTCGATCAACAAGTACTACATCCTTGATTTGCGCCCCGACAACTCAATGATCGGTCACCTGTTGCAGCAAGGGCATCCGGTATTCCTGATGTCCTGGCGCAACTTCGACCAGGCACATGCCGGCACCACTTGGGACGACCTGATCGAAACCGGCATCATCAAAGGCTTGCAAGTCACCCGCGACATCAGCGGCGAGCAACGGCCCAATTGCGTCGGCTTCTGCATCGGCGGCACGCTGTTAAGCACGGCGCTGGCGGTACTGGCCGCGCGCGGTGATAAAGACATCGCCAGCGTCAGCCTGCTGACCACTTTCCTCGATTACCTCGACACCGGCCCCATCGACATCTTCGTCGACGAACAACTGGTGGCTTACCGCGAGCGCACCATCGGTGGGAAGGACGGCCCGATCGGCCTGTTCAAGGGCGAGGACATGGGCAATACCTTCTCGCTGCTGCGGCCCAATGATTTGTGGTGGAACTACAACGTCGACAAATACCTCAAGGGCCTGAAGCCGACGGCCCTGGACCTGTTGTTCTGGAACAACGACAGCACCAACCTGCCCGGCCCGATGTACTGCTGGTATTTGCGCCACACCTACCTGCAGAACGACCTGAAATCCGGTGAGCTGGATTGCTGCGGCGTCAAACTCGACCTGCGGGCCATCGAAGCGCCGGCGTACATTCTCGCCACCCACGACGACCATATCGTGCCGTGGAGAAGCGCCTACGCCAGCACCGAATTGCTTGGCGGTACCAAACGTTTCGTGCTCGGGGCCTCGGGGCACATCGCCGGGGTGATCAATCCGCCGGCCAATCAGAAACGTCACTACTGGACCAACAACCGCGTGAGCAAAAAACCGGACACCTGGTTCATGAATGCCCAGCAACATTCCGGTAGCTGGTGGAACGACTGGTTCGTCTGGCTGGCCGAACACGCCGGCGAGCGCCAGCCTTCGGCGCTGCACACCGGCAATGCACAATACCCGGCGCTGGAGTCGGCACCGGGGCGCTATGTGATGCAATGA
- a CDS encoding hydrolase, translated as MAIAKAVPGKTLLTPTDHTLIMIDHQSQMSFATKSIDAVTLRNNAALVAKAARGFKVSTILTTVAEKSFSGPIFDEIKSVFPEHNVIDRTSMNTWEDERIAVEVNKFGKQKIVLAGLWTSVCIVGPALSAIDQGFEVYFIADACGDVSIEAHEMAIQRMIQLGARPMTSLQYLLELQRDWARTETYEETVKTSIANGGSYGLGLIYAKTMFGASEGH; from the coding sequence ATGGCCATTGCAAAAGCAGTTCCCGGCAAAACCCTGCTCACCCCTACCGATCACACCTTGATCATGATCGATCACCAGTCGCAGATGTCCTTTGCGACCAAGTCCATCGATGCCGTGACCCTGCGCAATAACGCCGCACTGGTGGCCAAGGCTGCACGCGGCTTCAAAGTCTCGACCATTCTTACCACCGTCGCCGAGAAGAGCTTTTCCGGGCCGATCTTCGACGAGATCAAGTCAGTGTTCCCAGAACACAACGTGATCGACCGCACCAGCATGAACACCTGGGAAGACGAGCGCATCGCGGTTGAAGTCAACAAGTTCGGCAAGCAGAAAATCGTGCTCGCCGGTCTGTGGACTTCCGTGTGCATCGTCGGCCCGGCGTTGTCGGCTATCGATCAGGGTTTCGAGGTTTATTTCATCGCCGATGCTTGTGGCGATGTGTCCATCGAAGCCCATGAAATGGCGATTCAACGCATGATCCAGCTCGGCGCGCGGCCGATGACTTCGTTGCAATACCTACTGGAACTGCAACGCGACTGGGCTCGCACCGAGACCTACGAAGAAACCGTGAAAACCTCCATCGCCAATGGCGGCTCGTATGGCCTGGGGCTGATCTACGCGAAAACCATGTTCGGCGCGTCCGAAGGTCATTAA
- a CDS encoding OprD family porin, with translation MMFSVQHRIVYLSILFAGTALADEPAPTGFLEGATLGVLSRNFYLNSDYRTPSPSGKSYKAEWAQGFIGTFESGFTEGTIGVGLDAHGFFGLKLDGGRGHSGTGLLPVGDDGRSDSNYSSGGGAIKFKASRTTLAFGEMTVETPVFDTSDKRLQPEYATGFLMDSREIDGMNLVAGHFTAFKNQDSSSPKDDFYGYGANTEAGGISFLGADLFTNSPVGGALYASELSDTWHQYYGNLHLKQSDVFLDANLYHTQDTGRALAGAIDNTAYSLSGKYSLGAHGFTLAYQQIDGDTPFDFVGGDSIYLANSIKYADFNGAHERSWQARYDLDLGAFGIPGLKFMTRYVTGRDIDGTHAPKGGAYNPFDGDSGEYVPQQGDGGKHWERDIDLHYVVQSGTAKGLSLQLSHVSHRGNTAQAGDDIDRVYVVIQYPLTFGPF, from the coding sequence ATGATGTTTTCCGTACAACACCGCATTGTTTATTTGTCGATACTGTTCGCCGGCACCGCCCTGGCGGATGAACCGGCGCCCACAGGTTTTCTAGAGGGCGCAACGCTTGGGGTGTTGAGTCGCAACTTCTACCTCAACAGCGACTATCGAACGCCCTCACCCTCTGGCAAAAGCTACAAAGCTGAATGGGCTCAAGGGTTTATTGGCACTTTTGAATCCGGTTTCACCGAAGGCACGATTGGCGTTGGGCTCGACGCCCATGGCTTTTTCGGGCTCAAGCTTGATGGCGGCAGAGGTCATTCAGGCACCGGACTGCTGCCGGTGGGTGATGACGGTCGCAGTGACAGCAACTACTCCAGTGGTGGCGGCGCGATCAAGTTCAAGGCATCTCGCACTACTTTGGCCTTCGGCGAAATGACCGTGGAAACCCCGGTGTTCGATACGTCGGACAAACGACTGCAACCGGAATACGCCACGGGTTTTCTCATGGACAGCCGGGAAATCGACGGCATGAATCTGGTGGCGGGGCACTTTACGGCGTTCAAGAACCAGGACAGTTCATCGCCCAAGGATGACTTTTATGGCTACGGTGCGAATACCGAGGCTGGCGGGATTTCCTTTCTCGGGGCCGATTTGTTCACCAACAGCCCCGTGGGCGGCGCGTTGTATGCCTCCGAATTGAGCGACACCTGGCATCAGTACTACGGCAATCTGCACCTGAAGCAATCGGATGTGTTTCTCGACGCGAATCTGTATCACACGCAGGACACCGGCCGGGCGTTGGCGGGGGCAATCGACAACACGGCCTACAGCTTGTCGGGCAAATACAGCCTCGGCGCGCATGGATTTACCCTCGCCTATCAACAAATCGACGGTGACACGCCGTTCGATTTCGTTGGTGGCGACTCCATCTACCTGGCCAACTCGATCAAATACGCCGACTTCAACGGCGCCCATGAACGTTCCTGGCAGGCGCGCTACGACCTCGACCTGGGTGCGTTTGGCATTCCGGGGCTGAAGTTCATGACCCGCTACGTGACCGGACGCGATATTGACGGCACCCATGCGCCGAAAGGTGGCGCCTACAACCCGTTCGATGGGGACAGCGGCGAGTACGTACCGCAGCAAGGGGACGGCGGAAAACATTGGGAACGCGACATCGACTTGCACTACGTCGTGCAATCCGGAACCGCCAAGGGCTTGTCCCTGCAACTGTCCCACGTCTCGCACCGAGGCAACACCGCCCAGGCGGGCGATGACATCGACCGGGTCTACGTCGTCATCCAATACCCACTGACCTTCGGGCCATTCTGA